One window of the Perca fluviatilis chromosome 5, GENO_Pfluv_1.0, whole genome shotgun sequence genome contains the following:
- the cdk16 gene encoding cyclin-dependent kinase 16 isoform X1: protein MERMRKIKRQLSLTLGRGGAGGGDRTLSDSINQEATSHSDSEVMSLRGSSGSLKVRGSSSSVQSLLQSYSSSLRKPRGLGRSLSSYLNHTARLEIVHEDVKMSSDGESDLASSSDGVQSPVKVRLRNKKISTEDINKRLSLPADIRLPDGYLEKFNMIGPALFEQPISRRLRRVSLSEIGFGKLETYIKLDKLGEGTYATVYKGRSKLTDNLVALKEIRLEHEEGAPCTAIREVSLLKDLKHANIVTLHDIIHTQKSLTLVFEYLDKDLKQYLDDCGNIIHVHNVKLFLFQLLRGLSYCHQRKVLHRDLKPQNLLINERGELKLADFGLARAKSIPTKTYSNEVVTLWYRPPDILLGSTDYSTHIDMWGVGCIFYEMATGRPLFPGSTVEEELHFIFKLLGTPTEQSWPGVSSNDEFVAYNYPQYRAERLSNHTPRLSSEGVDLLSKFLQFEGKKRISAAESMNHRYFSNLGNKVTALADTTSIFSLPEIQLEKETIRPAVTPDPANSPAKRRSLLF, encoded by the exons ATGGAGAGGATGAGGAAGATCAAACGGCAGCTGTCGCTCACTCTGGGGAGGGGTGGGGCCGGGGGAGGGGACCGGACGCTAAGTGACTCAATCAACCAGGAAGCGACATCACACAGTGACTCAG AGGTGATGTCTCTTCGTGGTTCTTCTGGAAGTTTGAAGGTGCGAGGTTCCTCTTCCTCCGTTCAGTCTCTCCTTCAGTCGTACAGCAGCTCGCTGAGGAAACCTCGAGGCCTCGGACGCAGCCTGAGCTCCTACCTCAACCACACCGCTCGACTGG agatcGTCCATGAGGATGTGAAGATGAGTTCAGACGGAGAAAGTGATCTGGCTTCTTCTTCAGACGGCGTTCAGAGTCCAGTTAAAGTGAGACTGAGAAACAAGAAGATCTCAACTGAg GACATTAACAAACGCCTCTCGTTACCGGCCGACATTCGTCTTCCTGACGGTTACCTGGAGAAGTTTAATATGATTGGTCCAGCGTTGTTCGAGCAGCCAATCAGCAGACGGCTGCGCAGAGTGTCTCTG tcagagATTGGTTTTGGGAAACTGGAGACATACATCAAACTGGACAAACTGGGAGAG ggGACCTACGCTACAGTGTATAAAGGTCGCAGTAAACTGACTGATAACCTGGTGGCTCTGAAAGAAATCCGCCTGGAGCATGAAGAAGGAGCTCCGTGTACTGCCATCAGAGAAG TGTCCCTGTTGAAGGATCTGAAACACGCCAACATTGTCACGCTTCATGACATCATCCACACACAGAAGTCCCTCACGCTGGTGTTTGAGTATctg gACAAAGATCTGAAACAGTATCTGGACGACTGTGGAAACATCATCCATGTTCACAACGTCAAG CTCTTTCTCTTCCAGTTGCTGCGAGGTCTGTCGTACTGTCATCAGAGGAAAGTTCTCCACAGAGACCTTAAACCCCAAAACCTGCTGATCAACGAGCGGGGGGAGCTCAAACTGGCAGACTTTG gtTTGGCTCGAGCGAAGTCAATCCCAACAAAGACGTACTCTAATGAGGTGGTGACGCTGTGGTACCGACCTCCGGACATCCTGCTGGGCAGCACTGACTACTCCACTCACATCGACATGTG gggTGTTGGGTGTATCTTCTATGAGATGGCGACAGGTCGACCTTTGTTTCCTGGTTCCACGGTGGAGGAGGAGCTTCACTTCATCTTTAAACTGCTGG GCACTCCCACAGAGCAGAGCTGGCCTGGGGTCAGCTCTAATGACGAATTTGTGGCATACAACTATCCTCAGTACAGAGCAGAGAGACTGAGTAACCACACTCCCAG actcAGCAGTGAAGGAGTGGACCTGTTGTCAAAGTTCCTGCAG TTTGAAGGGAAGAAGAGGATCTCAGCAGCCGAGTCGATGAATCATCGTTATTTCAGTAACCTTGGAAACAAAGTGACCGCGCTAGCTGACA CCACGTCCATCTTCAGTCTGCCGGAGATTCAACTGGAAAAAGAAACGATCAGACCAGCAGTCACACCTGatccag CGAACAGTCCGGCCAAGAGGCGGAGTCTGCTCTTCTGA
- the cdk16 gene encoding cyclin-dependent kinase 16 isoform X2 → MERMRKIKRQLSLTLGRGGAGGGDRTLSDSINQEATSHSDSEIVHEDVKMSSDGESDLASSSDGVQSPVKVRLRNKKISTEDINKRLSLPADIRLPDGYLEKFNMIGPALFEQPISRRLRRVSLSEIGFGKLETYIKLDKLGEGTYATVYKGRSKLTDNLVALKEIRLEHEEGAPCTAIREVSLLKDLKHANIVTLHDIIHTQKSLTLVFEYLDKDLKQYLDDCGNIIHVHNVKLFLFQLLRGLSYCHQRKVLHRDLKPQNLLINERGELKLADFGLARAKSIPTKTYSNEVVTLWYRPPDILLGSTDYSTHIDMWGVGCIFYEMATGRPLFPGSTVEEELHFIFKLLGTPTEQSWPGVSSNDEFVAYNYPQYRAERLSNHTPRLSSEGVDLLSKFLQFEGKKRISAAESMNHRYFSNLGNKVTALADTTSIFSLPEIQLEKETIRPAVTPDPANSPAKRRSLLF, encoded by the exons ATGGAGAGGATGAGGAAGATCAAACGGCAGCTGTCGCTCACTCTGGGGAGGGGTGGGGCCGGGGGAGGGGACCGGACGCTAAGTGACTCAATCAACCAGGAAGCGACATCACACAGTGACTCAG agatcGTCCATGAGGATGTGAAGATGAGTTCAGACGGAGAAAGTGATCTGGCTTCTTCTTCAGACGGCGTTCAGAGTCCAGTTAAAGTGAGACTGAGAAACAAGAAGATCTCAACTGAg GACATTAACAAACGCCTCTCGTTACCGGCCGACATTCGTCTTCCTGACGGTTACCTGGAGAAGTTTAATATGATTGGTCCAGCGTTGTTCGAGCAGCCAATCAGCAGACGGCTGCGCAGAGTGTCTCTG tcagagATTGGTTTTGGGAAACTGGAGACATACATCAAACTGGACAAACTGGGAGAG ggGACCTACGCTACAGTGTATAAAGGTCGCAGTAAACTGACTGATAACCTGGTGGCTCTGAAAGAAATCCGCCTGGAGCATGAAGAAGGAGCTCCGTGTACTGCCATCAGAGAAG TGTCCCTGTTGAAGGATCTGAAACACGCCAACATTGTCACGCTTCATGACATCATCCACACACAGAAGTCCCTCACGCTGGTGTTTGAGTATctg gACAAAGATCTGAAACAGTATCTGGACGACTGTGGAAACATCATCCATGTTCACAACGTCAAG CTCTTTCTCTTCCAGTTGCTGCGAGGTCTGTCGTACTGTCATCAGAGGAAAGTTCTCCACAGAGACCTTAAACCCCAAAACCTGCTGATCAACGAGCGGGGGGAGCTCAAACTGGCAGACTTTG gtTTGGCTCGAGCGAAGTCAATCCCAACAAAGACGTACTCTAATGAGGTGGTGACGCTGTGGTACCGACCTCCGGACATCCTGCTGGGCAGCACTGACTACTCCACTCACATCGACATGTG gggTGTTGGGTGTATCTTCTATGAGATGGCGACAGGTCGACCTTTGTTTCCTGGTTCCACGGTGGAGGAGGAGCTTCACTTCATCTTTAAACTGCTGG GCACTCCCACAGAGCAGAGCTGGCCTGGGGTCAGCTCTAATGACGAATTTGTGGCATACAACTATCCTCAGTACAGAGCAGAGAGACTGAGTAACCACACTCCCAG actcAGCAGTGAAGGAGTGGACCTGTTGTCAAAGTTCCTGCAG TTTGAAGGGAAGAAGAGGATCTCAGCAGCCGAGTCGATGAATCATCGTTATTTCAGTAACCTTGGAAACAAAGTGACCGCGCTAGCTGACA CCACGTCCATCTTCAGTCTGCCGGAGATTCAACTGGAAAAAGAAACGATCAGACCAGCAGTCACACCTGatccag CGAACAGTCCGGCCAAGAGGCGGAGTCTGCTCTTCTGA